One Xiphias gladius isolate SHS-SW01 ecotype Sanya breed wild chromosome 13, ASM1685928v1, whole genome shotgun sequence genomic window carries:
- the arpc2 gene encoding actin-related protein 2/3 complex subunit 2, with translation MILLEINNRIIEETLALKFDGASNGTKPEAVDVTFADFDGVLYHISNPNGDKTKVMVSISLKFYKELQEHGADELLKRVYGNFLVSPESGYNVSLLYDLDALPANKDEVVHQAGMLKRNCFASVFEKYFKFQEEGKEGEKRAVVHYRDDESMYVEAKKDRVTVVFSTVFKDDDDVIIGKVFMQEFKEGRRASHTAPQVLFSHREPPLELKDTDAAVGDNIGYITFVLFPRHTNANARDNTINLIHTFRDYLHYHIKCSKAYIHTRMRAKTSDFLKVLNRARPDAEKKEMKTISGKTFSR, from the exons ATGATCCTGTTAGAAATCAATAACCGCATTATAGAGGAGACGCTGGCGTTGAAGTTCGACGGCGCATCCAACGG AACCAAACCAGAGGCCGTCGATGTGACGTTTGCAG ATTTCGATGGCGTCTTGTACCACATCTCCAACCCTAATGGGGACAAGACCAAAGTGATGGTCAGCATCTCCCTGAAGTTCTACAAGGAGCTGCAGGAGCATGGAGCTGACGAG ttgctCAAGAGGGTCTATGGGAATTTCCTGGTCTCACCAGAGTCTG GCTACAACGTGTCCCTCCTCTACGACTTGGACGCACTACCAGCCAACAAAGATGAGGTTGTCCACCAGGCGGGGATGCTCAAGAGGAACTGCTTCGCCTCAGTGTTCGAAAAGTACTTCAAGTTCCAGGAAGAGGGCAAAGAGGGCGAGAAGAGGGCTGTGGTCCACTACAGAGACGATGAGTCCAT GTATGTGGAGGccaagaaagacagagtgacGGTTGTGTTCAGCACGGTGTTCAAAGATGACGACGACGTCATCATCGGCAAAGTCTTCATGCAG GAGTTCAAAGAGGGCCGGCGAGCCAGCCACACAGCCCCCCAGGTGCTGTTCAGCCACAGGGAGCCGCCACTGGAGCTGAAGGACACAGACGCCGCCGTGGGGGACAACATTGGATACATCACCTTCG TCCTGTTCCCACGTCACACCAATGCCAATGCCAGAGACAACACCATCAACCTCATCCACACCTTCAGGGACTACCTGCACTACCACATAAAGTGCTCTAAG GCCTACATTCACACACGTATGAGGGCCAAGACATCAGACTTCCTCAAGGTGCTGAATCGTGCTCGACCCGACGCCGAGAAGAAGGAGATGAAGACCATCTC tggaaAGACCTTCTCCCGCTGA